A window from Diachasmimorpha longicaudata isolate KC_UGA_2023 chromosome 5, iyDiaLong2, whole genome shotgun sequence encodes these proteins:
- the Axo gene encoding axotactin isoform X4 produces MMILLRRVLVTLCLMSTFLEIQSSITEFPDLDMFDESDLIVTTTKRPLPDRCLVKTDSGPCKHYIHKWTFSKAEGKCKIFVYGGCLGNENRFNSQLECLQHCVGGPNYTLPSSMGSKGKVFVTKMNTSTTTTPPTTTPSTPSPTFSPLGPTRKPVPKHERGKELTFMESGYEKTFMFAQSNTFIQLDGPGIKTFQLRLCREISFQFRTKLPHGLLVYHSVKDRPESLDPYALYVIVEKGQLKVVHVFGKHSTSLTVGEGLNRDEWHSVLVRIDVRGAKLIARVDDRQEETTLEVLERVVNYAVSMELTSVVLIGGLSSEERLHGVKYIIESFVGCIRDMVLSSGKSASDLSPIKPLIATKHENVKEGCIDKCWTRENLCFFGSKCINHYNSLTCDCFGTLYEGERCDVYTATVLTLRGSSYVSFRVYDWKDRVHSSVNLISIQFKTRWDDSVLFYASGEIDGTPHYISASIMNRKVHVHLDFGHNSKLSTILGDNVANNDWRNFTIFHNLSKVYVSLDREMDVLEIPGDNHYMIIDPEIYIGGGPELHKKKGLVSFNNFAGSLKYVFFNDKSIIYELKKSNPMVHYIGVLEPEYYDTDVKVIPITYPFAGSHIWWPTRWTDSLTLNFEFQSSKPVAVVASGDVKMGQSLGYWEVRLVNDEVWFQLIPALTENITVIASVDNTTSWHKVELNYTRGQLTLIVDYHHLKSRQFPRIFQLTDKVVIGSGKSDAGLVGCMRDIKVNEDIVEPRYVINTERVVGEVALDNCQFVDPCKRPNTCEHGGKCSVKENRITCDCKDTGYIGKNCHFTRYRKTCEELALLGYSKDGAYKIDIDGNGRFPPAIVKCEFQSIEDATKTIVEHNLPSQVDVRSSTEKDFSFNITYREFTAEMLQELISHSLYCSQHVKYDCYKAPLELHSATWLQGSKETIVDYIGNVNRGSCPCGMNKTCVNPDLSCNCDVSAGKWLSDEGHYESPDSLGITGMVFLQQKDLEEDATGRITLGPLECVETNTQKYVVTFTTSQSYIEVPGWRKGDIAFSFRTTGEKAILLYQPPIRSNYPSFMVALTSDYRLTFNFTLNTGTNRELEVKSRRKLNNGEWQKIWIDYNDYHVRFMINTDFQMVDLLPEEEFGPFEGSMFIGGATAEHLKTSEVKQGLIGCFRGLVVNGEILDIHSYMSVHLSEIIKDCKPSCQPNKCQNGARCVELWSNFECVCENQWAHQGTFCETNINNKALTFTSPGAFLKKNYFGTGVDEERLLLKRMPLENILINLRTYDTHSLILYANDHLNNFVHLYISNGTSIVYLFNAANEIKNITVQYPGLSTGISVQIAIVRGEKTTTLHVNDHNITIDAVPILLDSYSNKPWINPEKEVLAPQRPPAPPMDYFQVNLGGFDPDNLLRVGKEGQLIQGYVGCLRGLMIAEYLVDLPNLASEANHEGSKGVLPNCQMKCDAVPCKNLGICIEDFGKQEASCNCELTSYFGENCADEKGADFGGESLLQRGFELDGEVNQIKVQLAFSTNDLRQRTSALLLLQTENRRSYYLLVALTSEGQLIFEEDREGSAYGVRVNDRNFLNGARHSVYYVRDNNTVTLLIDREPVQLLPIPVLSITEDEEDGGEEEDPAASEEPSVQLGWVNTSDHRFSLYKGYTGCLSNVVVSINGGTMMKPLEEYMLFTKKGSETVRATSPAGVRSAQCSFFHVQPRGPEPPRNDSVDNGKNWDAGAPGKIPYKSLYHDETEEEQGAGMYIFIGLCCIFVAAVLACSYEVWRSARRDRKRKRRARAAAMAGGGSPGGSQRWQATEGNSVGKTVGFKAVIEEEKRPNGTHKVLNDVGENKVHIKEDEPEKKELLGSMEDLTEEPELEEREQEEEEEETTDLSVVSNPEVEVLVKPPPGPFIQGRQAKSQATTPEGTKMKAWNMAPIFLATDMRTFSNPLSYLGGPRLHPKNRTSIESILSLD; encoded by the exons ATGATGATTCTGCTGCGGAGGGTCCTGGTGACCCTGTGTCTGATGTCTACCTTCCTAGAAATCCAATCGAGCATTACCGAATTTCCAGATCTCGATATGTTCGATGAAAGCGATCTCATAGTCACCACAACAAAACGCCCTTTGCCAGACCGATGTCTCGTGAAAACTGACTCAGGCCCCTGCAAGCACTACATCCACAAGTGGACATTCAGCAAGGCCGAGGGCAAGTGCAAAATCTTCGTCTACGGTGGATGCCTGGGAAATGAGAACAGATTTAATTCACAACTGGAATGTCTTCAGCACTGCGTCGGCGGTCCCAATT ACACATTGCCATCGTCTATGGGATCCAAGGGAAAAGTTTTCGTTACGAAAATGAATACTTCGACGACAACTACACCTCCGACGACGACACCAAGTACTCCTTCCCCTACATTTTCACCCCTCGGACCTACGAGGAAACCTGTACCTAAACACGAGAGAGGAAAG GAACTCACGTTTATGGAGTCAGGATACGAAAAAACATTCATGTTTGCGCAGAGCAACACATTCATCCAACTGGACGGACCAGGAATCAAAACATTCCAACTAAG ACTGTGTCGAGAAATCTCCTTCCAATTCCGCACGAAGCTTCCCCACGGTCTCCTCGTGTACCACAGCGTGAAAGATCGTCCAGAGAGCCTAGACCCCTACGCCCTGTACGTAATTGTGGAAAAAGGTCAGCTAAAAGTGGTCCACGTCTTCGGAAAGCATTCAACTAGTCTCACAGTAGGTGAAGGCCTGAACAGAGACGAGTGGCACAGTGTTCTAGTTAGGATAGACGTTCGCGGTGCAAAATTAATCGCGCGAGTAGATGACAGACAAGAAGAAACGACTCTCGAAGTCCTGGAGAGAGTCGTTAATTACGCAGTCTCCATGGAATTGACTTCAGTTGTTTTAATTGGTGGTCTTAGCTCTGAGGAGAGACTCCATGGGGTCAAATACATTATTGAATCCTTCGTTGGATGTATCAGAGACATGGTGCTGAGCTCTGGGAAATCTGCCAGTGATTTATCACCTATCAAACCTTTAATAGCCACGAAACATGAGAACGTCAAGGAGGGCTGCATTGACAAGTGCTGGACAAGAGAAAATCTGTGCTTCTTCGGGAGCAAGTGTATTAATCATTACAACAGCCTGACTTGTGATTGCTTCGGAACACTCTACGAGGGAGAGCGATGTGATGTTTATA CTGCCACTGTTTTGACACTCCGAGGGTCATCGTATGTTTCCTTCAGGGTTTACGATTGGAAAGATCGGGTGCATTCATCGGTGAATCTCATCAGCATTCAGTTCAAG ACAAGATGGGACGACTCTGTCCTCTTCTATGCATCCGGGGAGATCGATGGGACACCCCACTACATATCAGCCTCGATAATGAACCGCAAAGTCCACGTCCACCTCGATTTCGGTCACAACTCAAAGCTCTCCACAATTTTAGGTGACAACGTGGCTAATAATGACTGGagaaatttcacaatttttcacaacCTGTCCAAGGTCTACGTCTCTCTGGACCGAGAAATGGACGTCCTGGAGATTCCTGGTGACAATCACTACATGATAATCGATCCGGAAATTTACATCGGTGGAGGACCCGAATTGCACAAGAAAAAGGGTCTCGTCTCCTTCAACAATTTCGCTGGCTCTTTGAAATATGTCTTCTTCAATGACAAATCCATCATTTACGAACTCAAGAAGTCCAATCCAATGGTTCATTATATTGGAGTTCTCGAGCCTGAATACTATGATACCGATGTCAAGGTCATTCCCATCACATACCCCTTTGCGGGAAGTCACATATGGTGGCCAACCAGATGGACAGACTCTCTAACACTTAACTTCGAGTTCCAGAGTTCAAAACCAGTGGCTGTTGTTGCCTCAGGTGATGTTAAAATGGGACAGAGTCTAGGGTATTGGGAAGTTAGATTGGTAAACGATGAAGTCTGGTTTCAATTGATTCCCGCGCTGACGGAAAACATCACGGTGATAGCATCAGTGGACAATACGACATCCTGGCACAAGGTAGAATTAAACTACACGAGAGGACAACTCACTCTGATCGTTGATTACCATCACCTCAAGTCCAGACAATTTCCCAGGATATTTCAACTGACTGATAAAGTTGTCATTGGAAGTGGCAAGAGTGATGCAGGACTTGTGGGGTGCATGAGGGATATCAAGGTCAACGAAGATATCGTCGAGCCCAG ATACGTTATAAACACCGAGAGAGTCGTCGGAGAAGTCGCCTTGGACAACTGCCAGTTCGTCGATCCCTGCAAGCGACCCAATACCTGCGAACATGGGGGCAAGTGTTCGGTGAAGGAGAATCGAATCACATGTGACTGCAAGGATACTGGTTACATCGGCAAAAATTGTCACTTCACTCGCTATCGAAAGACTTGCGAAGAGTTGGCTCTATTGGGCTACTCCAAGGACGGAGCTTACAAGATTGATATCGATGGAAATGGGCGCTTTCCACCTGCCATCGTAAAGTGCGAATTCCAGAGCATTGAGGATGCCACCAAAACTATTGTAGAGCATAATCTACCCTCACAAGTCGACGTACGGTCGAGCACCGAGAAAGACTTCTCTTTTAATATTACGTATCGAGAATTCACCGCAGAGATGCTGCAGGAATTGATCTCTCATTCGTTATACTGTAGCCAGCATGTGAAGTATGATTGCTATAAAGCACCTCTCGAACTACATAGCGCTACTTGGTTGCAGGGATCCAAGGAGACCATTGTCGATTATATTGGGAACGTTAATAGAGGATCCTGTCCCTGCGGAA TGAATAAAACTTGTGTTAATCCTGATCTGAGCTGCAATTGTGACGTCTCCGCGGGTAAATGGCTATCTGATGAGGGACATTATGAAAGTCCTGACTCATTGGGGATAACTGGCATGGTCTTTCTCCAGCAGAAGGATCTTGAAGAGGATGCAACGGGACGAATTACGCTTGGTCCTTTAGAATGTGTGGAAACCA ATACACAAAAGTACGTAGTAACATTCACGACATCCCAGTCTTACATCGAAGTTCCGGGTTGGAGAAAAGGCGACATAGCTTTCAGCTTCCGAACAACTGGAGAAAAAGCAATTCTTCTCTATCAACCGCCAATCAGAAGCAACTATCCCTCCTTCATGGTCGCCCTGACTTCTGATTATCGATTGACATTCAATTTCACACTGAACACAGGCACAAATCGCGAGTTGGAAGTGAAAAGTCGAAGGAAATTGAATAATGGAGAATGGCAGAAGATCTGGATTGATTACAACGATTACCACGTTAGATTTATGATAAATACGGACTTTCAAATGGTAGATCTGCTCCCTGAAGAGGAGTTCGGACCCTTCGAAGGGTCGATGTTCATCGGTGGAGCCACGGCTGAGCATCTCAAGACTTCTGAAGTGAAACAGGGCCTTATCGGGTGCTTCAGAGGGCTAGTAGTGAATGGGGAAATTTTAGACATTCACAGCTACATGTCTGTTCACTTATCAGAGATCATCAAGGATTGCAAGCCCTCTTGTCAACCCAACAAGTGCCAAAATGGCGCGAGATGTGTTGAGTTGTGGAGTAATTTCGAATGTGTCTGTGAGAATCAGTGGGCGCATCAAGGCACTTTCTGCGAGACCA ATATTAATAACAAAGCATTGACGTTCACCTCGCCGGGTGCATTCCTGAAGAAGAACTACTTTGGCACTGGTGTTGACGAGGAGAGACTCCTGTTGAAGAGAATGCCGCTAGAGAATATCCTGATAAACCTGAGGACATACGACACTCACTCCCTCATTCTCTATGCCAACGATCATCTCAACAACTTCGTTCACCTCTACATATCCAACGGAACGAGCATCGTCTATCTATTTAACGCCGCCAACGAGATCAAGAACATCACCGTCCAGTATCCAG GTTTGAGTACAGGAATATCTGTACAAATAGCTATTGTCAGAGGGGAAAAGACAACGACACTTCACGTGAATGATCATAATATCACGATTGATGCTGTACCCATTTTATTGGATTCTTATTCCAATAAACCGTGGATCAATCCGGAGAAGGAAGTTTTAGCACCGCAGAGGCCACCTGCGCCTCCAATGGATTATTTTCAG GTGAACCTCGGAGGTTTCGATCCAGATAACCTCCTCCGCGTCGGCAAAGAGGGCCAGTTGATCCAAGGCTACGTAGGCTGCCTCCGAGGTCTGATGATTGCTGAGTACCTAGTGGACCTTCCGAATCTCGCCAGCGAGGCAAACCACGAGGGCTCCAAGGGCGTTCTTCCCAACTGCCAGATGAAGTGCGACGCTGTTCCCTGTAAGAACCTAGGGATTTGCATCGAAGATTTCGGCAAACAAGAGGCCTCCTGCAACTGCGAGCTGACCTCCTACTTCGGTGAGAACTGCGCTGATGAGAAGGGCGCGGATTTTGGAGGCGAGAGCCTCCTTCAAAGGGGATTTGAACTCGATGGAGAAGTGAATCAAATCAAGGTCCAGTTGGCCTTCTCTACGAACGATCTGCGTCAGAGGACATCGGCACTTCTACTCCTGCAGACAGAAAACCGCAGGAGTTACTACCTCCTGGTGGCCCTGACCTCCGAGggacaattaattttcgaagAAGACCGAGAGGGTTCTGCTTATGGGGTCAGGGTTAATGATAGAAACTTCCTGAATGGAGCCAGACACAGTGTGTACTACGTCAGAGACAACAACACAGTGACACTTCTGATAGATCGAGAGCCGGTTCAATTGCTTCCTATTCCTGTCCTCAGCATCACTGAGGATGAAGAAGACGGTGGAGAGGAGGAGGATCCAGCGGCCAGTGAAGAGCCCAGCGTTCAGTTGGGCTGGGTAAACACCTCCGATCATCGGTTTTCTCTCTATAAAGGGTACACTGGATGTCTCAGTAATGTTGTTGTCTCGATCAATGGGGGAACCATGATGAAGCCTCTGGAGGAATACATGTTGTTCACGAAAAAAGGGAGTGAAACAGTGAGGGCGACGAGCCCAGCTGGAGTCAGGAGTGCCCAGTGCTCGTTCTTCCATGTGCAACCTCGAGGACCAGAACCCCCAAGGAATGACAGCGTTGATAATGGCAAGAATTGGGATGCAGGAGCTCCGGGGAAGATTCCCTACAAGTCACTTTATCATGATGAGACTGAGGAGGAACAGGGAGCTGGGATGTACATTTTTATTGGGCTTTGTTGCATCTTTGTCGCAGCGGTTTTGGCTTGCAGTTATGAGGTCTGGAGAAGTGCCAGGAGGGACAGGAAGAGGAAGCGGAGGGCCAGAGCTGCTGCGATGGCAGGTGGTGGATCTCCTGGGGGGTCGCAAAGGTGGCAAGCTACTGAGGGGAACTCGGTGGGGAAGACTGTCGGATTTAAAGCGGTTATCGAGGAGGAGAAGAGGCCCAACGGGACACATAAGGTGCTGAATGATGTGGGGGAAAACAAGGTTCATATTAAAG AAGACGAACCCGAGAAGAAGGAGCTTCTAGGG TCAATGGAAGATCTGACGGAAGAGCCAGAGTTGGAGGAGAGAGAACAGgaggaagaagaggaagaaacgaCTGACCTAAGTGTCGTTAGTAATCCTGAGGTCGAAGTTCTCGTCAAACCCCCTCCG GGACCTTTTATCCAAGGAAGACAGGCTAAATCACAAGCCACAACTCCAG AAGGCACAAAGATGAAGGCATGGAATATGGCTCCAATATTTCTCGCTACGGACATGCGAACATTTTCGAATCCGTTGAGCTACCTCGGCGGTCCTCGACTCCACCCAAAAAATCGAACATCCATTGAGTCCATCCTATCCCTGGATTAA